In Pelosinus sp. UFO1, one genomic interval encodes:
- the gatC gene encoding Asp-tRNA(Asn)/Glu-tRNA(Gln) amidotransferase subunit GatC, giving the protein MKITCKDVANVALLSRLEFSESELETFTGQMDAILEYADVLNKLNVDNVQPTAHVLPLKNVMRADEAKPSLPRELALSNAPEQEDGYFKVPKVMEG; this is encoded by the coding sequence GTGAAGATTACATGTAAAGATGTAGCAAATGTCGCGTTATTGTCGCGATTGGAATTTTCCGAAAGTGAACTTGAAACATTTACTGGACAAATGGACGCTATTTTGGAATATGCTGACGTTTTAAATAAGTTGAATGTTGATAATGTACAACCTACGGCTCACGTATTGCCTTTAAAAAATGTGATGCGGGCAGATGAAGCAAAACCCTCATTACCTAGGGAATTAGCCTTGTCGAATGCTCCTGAGCAAGAAGATGGTTATTTTAAAGTACCTAAGGTTATGGAAGGATAA
- a CDS encoding Cof-type HAD-IIB family hydrolase, with the protein MAYKLVCIDVDGTLLNSKHKITERTKEVILKAHKLGVHIVISTGRMYTDAEYYSNLIGVKSPVIASNGAFIKEKDNDVVIYKDVLGESLSLDLLEIFRKHHITPYYCTPHRFYYGNFMFKLFYLATQILGTRSNKLDVQYVYSWEQWKRILHDEKENIVKSEIIYKDPTSIYELRNELKKIDELEIMDSSKYNIEITRKGVSKGKAVERLALLYGVKREEIMTIGDSQNDVSMIEYAGLGIAMGNAEDAVKQKADYVTDSNDNEGVANAINKFIIEN; encoded by the coding sequence ATGGCGTATAAGCTTGTCTGCATTGATGTGGATGGGACACTTCTAAATAGTAAGCATAAAATTACAGAAAGAACAAAAGAAGTTATACTAAAAGCGCATAAATTAGGTGTCCATATCGTGATAAGTACGGGGCGAATGTATACTGACGCTGAATATTATTCTAATTTAATTGGTGTAAAATCTCCAGTTATTGCATCAAATGGAGCCTTTATAAAAGAAAAAGATAATGATGTAGTGATTTACAAAGATGTTCTCGGTGAAAGTTTATCGCTAGACTTGCTGGAAATCTTTCGTAAGCATCACATAACGCCTTATTATTGTACGCCACATAGGTTTTATTATGGAAACTTTATGTTTAAGCTTTTTTATTTAGCAACTCAAATATTAGGTACACGCAGTAACAAGCTAGATGTGCAGTATGTTTATTCTTGGGAGCAGTGGAAAAGGATATTGCATGATGAAAAAGAGAACATTGTAAAAAGTGAGATTATATATAAAGATCCAACTTCAATTTATGAACTACGGAATGAGCTAAAGAAAATAGACGAGCTGGAAATTATGGATTCTTCCAAATATAACATTGAGATTACCCGTAAAGGCGTTTCCAAAGGAAAAGCTGTTGAGAGACTCGCTTTACTGTATGGTGTAAAGCGTGAAGAGATAATGACAATAGGCGATAGTCAAAATGATGTATCAATGATCGAATATGCAGGCCTTGGCATTGCGATGGGGAATGCCGAGGACGCAGTAAAGCAAAAAGCCGATTACGTCACGGATTCAAATGACAATGAAGGAGTAGCCAATGCAATAAATAAGTTCATTATAGAGAACTAA
- a CDS encoding glycerol dehydrogenase, with amino-acid sequence MSKIMISPSRYVQGAGAIHEIGKHVKVFGSKALLIGGKTGMGTVKVAVESSFSSSEVGLVIEQFCGECSKREIDRIVSIVKEQNINVIVGIGGGKALDTAKAVAYYAKLPVVIVPTIAATDAPCSALSVIYTPDGIFESYLVLPKNPDIVLVDTAIIAKAPVRLLVSGMGDALATWFEADACAKAFAGNLPGGSSTSAALCLARLCYDILIQYGLQAKLAVENGVVTEAVEKVVEANTLLSGIGFESSGLAAAHSVHNGFTVLEETHSYYHGEKVAFGTVVQMVMENRSRAELEEVIHFCVELGLPVTLADLGIKVVREEDIMRVAEATCAVGETIHNQPFPVTPEGVKAAVLAANALGTLLGGK; translated from the coding sequence ATGAGTAAAATTATGATTTCCCCAAGCCGTTATGTCCAGGGAGCTGGAGCCATTCATGAAATTGGGAAACATGTAAAAGTTTTTGGCTCAAAAGCATTACTAATCGGTGGAAAGACTGGTATGGGAACAGTTAAGGTTGCTGTTGAAAGTAGCTTTTCCAGTAGTGAAGTTGGTTTAGTAATAGAACAATTTTGTGGAGAGTGCTCAAAGCGAGAAATTGACCGAATCGTATCGATTGTAAAAGAACAAAACATCAATGTGATTGTAGGTATCGGCGGAGGCAAAGCATTGGATACGGCTAAGGCAGTTGCATATTATGCAAAGCTACCAGTTGTTATTGTTCCGACGATTGCGGCGACGGATGCGCCTTGTAGTGCTTTATCTGTAATTTATACTCCTGACGGTATTTTTGAATCTTATCTTGTATTACCTAAAAATCCAGATATTGTATTAGTTGATACAGCCATTATCGCAAAGGCTCCAGTTCGTCTGCTTGTCTCAGGAATGGGAGATGCATTGGCGACTTGGTTTGAAGCGGATGCCTGTGCCAAAGCCTTTGCGGGAAATTTGCCAGGAGGTTCTTCCACTTCGGCAGCGTTGTGTCTTGCTCGATTATGTTATGACATTCTGATTCAATATGGACTACAGGCTAAGTTAGCTGTAGAAAATGGAGTCGTAACGGAAGCGGTAGAGAAGGTTGTGGAAGCCAATACTCTTCTTAGTGGCATAGGATTTGAAAGTTCAGGATTAGCTGCTGCGCACTCGGTACATAATGGCTTTACAGTGCTAGAAGAAACTCATTCTTATTACCATGGAGAAAAGGTAGCCTTTGGAACAGTGGTACAGATGGTCATGGAAAATCGTTCTCGCGCTGAGTTGGAAGAAGTAATTCATTTCTGTGTGGAACTAGGTTTACCTGTTACTTTGGCCGATCTTGGTATAAAAGTGGTTCGCGAAGAAGACATTATGAGAGTAGCGGAAGCTACTTGTGCTGTAGGGGAAACGATCCACAATCAACCTTTCCCCGTTACGCCGGAGGGCGTTAAAGCTGCTGTTTTGGCTGCCAATGCATTGGGCACATTGCTTGGTGGTAAATAG
- the gatA gene encoding Asp-tRNA(Asn)/Glu-tRNA(Gln) amidotransferase subunit GatA, with the protein MELFKHTAGELHTKLVTKEISAVELTKAVLGRIDAVEKDVQAFITQTRENALAQAQAVDDKIGRGEKISVLAGIPGALKDNICTKGTKTTCASKILATFVPPYNATVTEKLAAEDAVVVGKANMDEFAMGGSTENSGFFPTHNPWDLSTVPGGSSGGSAAAVAAGQAVWALGSDTGGSIRQPAAYCGVVGLKPTYGRVSRYGLVAYASSLDQIGPITRDVTDSAHVMNVIAGYDAKDSTSINAGVPDYTKSLVNNIKGLKIGLPKEYFVSGMDAEVERAINKAIEQLVALGAEYKEISMPHTEYALSAYYMIAPAEASSNLARYDGVSFGHRVEGNDIVEMYKKTRSEAFGAEVKRRIMLGTYALSSGYYDAYYLKALKVRTLVKQDFDKAFEQVDVLITPTAPTTAFKLGEKANDPLAMYLQDVCTIPVNLSGVPAISIPCGFAGGMPIGMQIIGKPLGEETLLRAAYTFEQNNDYHKGFATLGEVK; encoded by the coding sequence ATGGAGTTATTTAAACATACAGCTGGTGAATTACATACGAAACTAGTAACCAAAGAAATCTCAGCTGTAGAATTGACAAAAGCTGTACTAGGCCGGATTGATGCTGTGGAAAAAGATGTTCAGGCTTTTATTACCCAAACTCGTGAGAACGCCTTAGCCCAGGCTCAGGCAGTTGATGATAAAATTGGTCGTGGTGAGAAAATTTCTGTGTTAGCTGGTATTCCCGGCGCACTGAAAGATAATATTTGCACAAAAGGTACAAAAACCACCTGTGCCTCTAAAATTTTAGCGACATTTGTACCTCCCTATAATGCAACAGTTACCGAAAAACTAGCAGCAGAGGATGCTGTGGTTGTCGGTAAAGCCAATATGGATGAATTTGCCATGGGCGGGTCTACAGAAAACTCAGGTTTTTTTCCTACCCATAATCCTTGGGATTTAAGTACTGTACCGGGCGGATCAAGTGGTGGATCGGCAGCGGCTGTTGCTGCAGGACAAGCCGTTTGGGCGTTAGGTTCTGATACGGGGGGATCCATTCGTCAGCCAGCTGCATATTGTGGCGTAGTTGGTCTTAAACCTACTTATGGTCGCGTGTCCCGTTATGGTTTGGTTGCCTATGCTTCCTCTCTTGATCAAATTGGACCGATTACTCGTGATGTTACTGATAGCGCTCATGTAATGAACGTGATTGCTGGTTATGATGCAAAAGATTCTACTTCTATTAATGCAGGAGTGCCCGACTATACGAAATCCTTAGTGAACAATATTAAGGGGTTAAAAATCGGCCTGCCAAAAGAATATTTTGTCTCAGGAATGGATGCGGAAGTAGAAAGAGCGATTAATAAAGCCATTGAACAATTAGTTGCCTTAGGGGCGGAATACAAAGAGATTTCAATGCCGCATACAGAATATGCGTTATCAGCCTACTATATGATTGCTCCAGCAGAAGCTAGTTCTAACTTAGCTCGTTATGACGGCGTAAGTTTTGGACATCGAGTAGAAGGTAATGATATTGTTGAAATGTATAAGAAAACTCGTAGTGAGGCTTTTGGTGCAGAAGTAAAACGCCGCATCATGCTGGGTACCTACGCCTTAAGTTCCGGCTATTATGATGCCTATTATTTAAAAGCATTGAAAGTTCGTACCTTAGTAAAACAGGACTTTGATAAGGCCTTTGAACAGGTCGATGTTTTAATTACCCCAACAGCGCCAACAACGGCCTTTAAATTAGGCGAAAAGGCAAATGACCCTCTAGCTATGTATTTGCAGGATGTTTGCACCATTCCTGTTAACCTGTCAGGAGTACCGGCGATTTCAATCCCTTGTGGCTTTGCTGGCGGCATGCCTATTGGTATGCAGATTATTGGTAAACCACTTGGTGAAGAAACATTACTCCGTGCGGCTTATACTTTTGAACAAAATAACGACTACCACAAGGGCTTTGCAACCCTAGGGGAGGTTAAATAG
- the helD gene encoding RNA polymerase recycling motor HelD: MNDQERQEEILRLEETLEEIKKQLALSEDNCIVKQSELKETLENYWEKCGSDEAQLVETANRQRAISSLTHSTPRTLRKMLHSPYFGRIDFIEEDGSATPQEEQVYVGISTLMNEETGEFLIYDWRAPVSSMFYDFGLGKASYECSEGTIEGKITLKRQYKITNGSMQYMFNSDLKIDDEVLQEILGKSVDDKMHTIINSIQREQNQIIRDANHRALFVEGPAGSGKTSVALHRIAFLLYRDRNILNEKNVLILSPNHLFSDYISNVLPEMGEENVLRKTFYDCALESIAQLPIKLETRTFHLETVLSNGSGPEQALRAENIRFKSSRNFERILQEYIEWMQSNLVNDYPAIEFGGQTIFAKEEWKHYYLGNLASMPVIIRLEKIKQVIEDRMRPFFKKVRKEKEAQIIAKAEEVDENTIKALARIAAREEFNSFYEKLNRLTKIIPLSEYRRLFKGNWLFARSESKADFPREWQAIQKQTLTYINNGILPYEDIPGFIYFQGALQGFPVNRDIKHLIIDEAQDYTRQQFKILVILFPNSTWTVVGDPAQSVHPFLNTASFKDMSEIIGTDKSIAFRLTRSYRSTKEIQAFCQAILSDPVTVEAINRSGKLPSITQIEKLHELVPNLVHTIDNIQKEGLRSIAIICKNTYQSRKIFSDLKEQVDLTLVIDEDDAFHQGIVVIPSYLAKGLEFDAVLVINVDAINYSHKEERNILYTICTRTLHHLSLFYLGKPSPFLSEMDENLYEILPSHK, translated from the coding sequence ATGAACGACCAAGAAAGGCAAGAAGAAATTCTAAGATTAGAGGAAACCCTCGAAGAAATAAAAAAACAACTTGCGTTAAGCGAGGACAATTGTATAGTGAAACAGTCTGAGCTAAAGGAGACGCTAGAAAACTATTGGGAGAAATGCGGCAGTGATGAAGCGCAGTTGGTTGAAACAGCAAATCGTCAAAGGGCAATCTCTTCCTTGACTCACAGTACTCCTCGTACACTAAGAAAAATGTTGCACTCTCCTTATTTTGGACGTATTGATTTTATTGAAGAAGATGGAAGTGCTACGCCCCAGGAAGAGCAAGTATATGTTGGTATCTCTACTCTAATGAATGAGGAAACTGGTGAATTTCTTATTTATGATTGGCGTGCCCCCGTATCCAGTATGTTTTATGATTTCGGATTAGGTAAGGCTTCCTATGAATGTTCCGAGGGGACTATAGAAGGGAAAATAACCTTAAAACGTCAATATAAAATAACCAACGGTTCTATGCAATATATGTTTAATTCTGATTTAAAAATAGATGATGAAGTTTTACAAGAAATACTGGGTAAAAGTGTTGATGATAAGATGCATACCATCATCAATAGCATTCAGCGTGAACAAAATCAAATCATCCGTGATGCAAACCATCGAGCACTTTTCGTGGAAGGCCCGGCAGGTAGTGGGAAAACTTCTGTAGCCTTACATCGTATTGCTTTCTTGCTCTATCGTGATCGGAATATTCTCAATGAAAAAAATGTCTTAATCCTTTCTCCCAACCACTTATTTAGCGATTATATTTCAAATGTGTTACCGGAAATGGGAGAAGAAAATGTACTGCGCAAGACCTTTTATGACTGTGCCTTAGAATCCATAGCTCAGCTACCTATAAAACTTGAAACTCGCACTTTTCATTTAGAAACCGTATTATCAAATGGGAGCGGCCCAGAACAAGCGTTGCGTGCAGAAAATATCCGTTTTAAATCGTCACGTAATTTTGAACGGATATTGCAGGAGTATATAGAATGGATGCAGTCCAACCTAGTGAATGATTATCCAGCTATTGAGTTCGGCGGGCAAACCATCTTTGCCAAGGAAGAGTGGAAACACTATTACTTGGGAAATCTTGCGAGTATGCCAGTAATTATTCGACTAGAAAAGATAAAACAAGTCATCGAAGACAGAATGCGCCCATTTTTCAAGAAAGTCCGCAAGGAAAAAGAAGCGCAGATCATAGCAAAGGCAGAAGAAGTTGATGAAAATACAATCAAAGCCCTTGCAAGAATAGCTGCTAGGGAAGAATTTAATTCATTTTATGAGAAACTTAATAGATTGACAAAAATAATCCCTTTATCTGAGTATCGGCGGCTATTTAAAGGCAACTGGCTCTTCGCTCGGTCCGAATCCAAGGCTGATTTTCCTAGGGAATGGCAAGCTATTCAAAAACAAACCCTTACTTATATCAACAATGGTATTCTTCCTTACGAAGATATTCCTGGGTTTATATACTTTCAAGGCGCATTGCAAGGTTTTCCTGTAAATCGAGATATAAAGCATTTGATCATCGATGAGGCACAAGATTATACTAGGCAGCAATTCAAAATATTAGTGATTCTCTTTCCTAACTCTACATGGACAGTGGTTGGAGATCCTGCTCAATCTGTGCATCCATTCTTAAATACGGCCAGTTTTAAAGATATGAGCGAAATCATTGGTACGGACAAATCCATTGCCTTTCGGCTGACTCGCAGTTATCGTTCTACGAAAGAGATTCAAGCTTTTTGTCAGGCCATCCTCTCTGATCCAGTAACTGTAGAAGCCATCAATCGTTCAGGAAAATTACCCTCTATCACTCAGATTGAGAAACTTCATGAATTGGTTCCGAATCTAGTTCATACGATAGACAATATACAAAAGGAAGGTTTGCGTTCTATCGCGATTATTTGTAAGAACACCTACCAATCTAGAAAAATCTTTTCTGATCTTAAGGAACAGGTGGATCTTACTCTTGTTATTGACGAAGATGATGCTTTCCATCAAGGAATCGTTGTCATTCCTTCTTATTTGGCCAAAGGGTTAGAATTTGACGCGGTATTGGTTATTAATGTTGATGCTATTAACTACAGTCATAAGGAAGAACGTAATATTCTATATACAATTTGTACACGAACACTCCATCATCTAAGCCTATTTTACTTAGGTAAGCCTTCTCCATTCCTCAGCGAAATGGATGAGAATCTATATGAAATTTTACCAAGTCATAAATAA
- the gatB gene encoding Asp-tRNA(Asn)/Glu-tRNA(Gln) amidotransferase subunit GatB: MDYEVVIGLEIHTELKTNSKIFCGCSTKFGSDQNTNVCPVCLGLPGVLPVINEKVVEFAIRAGLALNCEILPFSKFDRKNYYYPDLPKNFQTSQYDLPIAVNGHLDIEVNGETKRIGITRIHMEEDAGKLVHSGATINTSDYALVDYNRTGVPLLEIVSEPDLRSAEEAKAYLEKVKAILEYLDVSDCKMEEGSLRCDANISLRPRGQTTLGTKAEIKNLNSFRSVQRGLEYEIARQEDLLDDGGKVIQETRTWDENKGMTASMRSKEQAHDYRYLPEPDLVPIVVDPARVEEIRTNLPELPDARKQRLMDAYGLSEYDANVITASKSMADYFDQSVQANGDAKTVANWLMGEVSKHLNNEGISILECPVSPEQLTELLALIEKGTISNKIAKAVFEEMWASRKAPEVIVKEKGLVQISDTSEIVAIVDGVIAANPQSVADFKAGKDKAIGFLVGQIMKQTKGRANPDMVNSLLRERL; this comes from the coding sequence ATGGATTATGAAGTAGTAATCGGTTTAGAAATTCATACAGAGTTAAAGACAAATTCAAAAATTTTCTGCGGGTGTAGTACAAAATTTGGTTCTGACCAAAATACCAATGTTTGTCCAGTATGTTTAGGATTACCTGGGGTATTGCCAGTTATTAACGAAAAAGTAGTAGAATTTGCCATTCGAGCAGGCTTGGCATTGAACTGTGAAATTTTACCTTTCAGTAAGTTCGATCGTAAAAACTACTATTATCCTGACTTGCCGAAAAACTTCCAGACTTCACAGTATGATTTACCCATTGCAGTAAATGGCCATTTGGATATTGAAGTCAATGGAGAAACCAAACGTATTGGCATTACCCGTATTCATATGGAAGAAGATGCTGGAAAGTTAGTACATTCTGGTGCTACTATTAATACTTCTGACTATGCTTTGGTAGATTATAATCGTACAGGTGTACCTTTACTTGAGATTGTTTCGGAACCGGATCTTCGTTCTGCGGAAGAGGCCAAAGCCTATTTAGAAAAGGTAAAGGCTATATTAGAATACTTAGATGTGTCTGATTGCAAAATGGAAGAAGGCAGTTTACGCTGTGATGCTAATATATCACTTCGTCCAAGAGGACAAACCACTCTTGGCACCAAGGCGGAAATCAAGAATCTAAATTCTTTCCGATCGGTGCAACGGGGCTTAGAATATGAAATTGCTCGTCAAGAAGATCTTCTTGATGATGGTGGAAAAGTGATTCAAGAGACACGTACTTGGGATGAGAACAAGGGAATGACAGCTTCTATGCGAAGTAAAGAACAAGCTCATGATTATCGTTACTTGCCAGAGCCAGATCTAGTACCTATCGTAGTAGATCCTGCAAGAGTGGAAGAAATTCGCACAAATCTACCTGAATTGCCAGATGCGCGCAAGCAACGTCTCATGGATGCCTATGGTTTATCAGAGTATGATGCCAACGTTATTACCGCGAGTAAGTCTATGGCTGATTATTTTGATCAAAGCGTACAGGCTAATGGAGATGCAAAAACAGTAGCCAATTGGTTGATGGGTGAAGTATCAAAACATCTAAATAATGAAGGCATTAGCATTTTAGAATGTCCTGTTTCCCCAGAACAATTGACAGAATTACTGGCTTTAATCGAGAAAGGCACTATTTCTAATAAAATAGCAAAAGCTGTATTTGAAGAAATGTGGGCCAGTCGTAAAGCTCCAGAAGTTATTGTCAAGGAAAAAGGTTTGGTACAGATTTCAGATACTAGCGAAATTGTTGCCATCGTTGATGGTGTAATTGCTGCGAATCCTCAGTCTGTAGCCGACTTTAAAGCAGGTAAGGATAAAGCCATCGGGTTCTTAGTCGGACAAATTATGAAACAAACTAAAGGTCGAGCTAATCCAGATATGGTAAATAGCTTATTACGGGAAAGATTATAA
- a CDS encoding EamA family transporter, producing MQRRDLMIGLIVITVWGLNFIAIKLGLQETPPFLLGALRFLLACIPAIFFLPKPPVSWSWLIALGLSINVGQFAFLFLGMKVGMPAGLASLVLQSQAFFTLFVAVTWIGERWQWNHLVGLILSACGMAVIGLQQGGTMTLAGFGLTLAAAACWGTGNVIMRRATQGVPPFSMLSLVVWAGAVAIIPLALLSWFLEGYDAWLIAFRSPTLTTIGSLVYLAFLATLVGYGFWGKLLSRYPAALVSPLALLVPLVGMSSSALFLGESLSAMQSVGALLVMLGLAVHVLGQRWSGKKPVTEIATEKVSS from the coding sequence ATGCAAAGACGAGATTTAATGATTGGCTTGATTGTCATTACTGTTTGGGGTCTTAATTTCATTGCTATCAAATTAGGCTTGCAGGAAACACCTCCTTTTTTACTGGGCGCTTTACGATTCCTTTTAGCCTGCATTCCCGCTATTTTTTTCCTGCCAAAACCACCTGTATCTTGGTCTTGGCTCATCGCTTTAGGTCTATCGATTAATGTAGGACAGTTTGCTTTTCTCTTTTTAGGTATGAAGGTCGGTATGCCCGCTGGATTAGCTTCCTTAGTATTACAATCTCAAGCCTTCTTTACTTTATTTGTAGCGGTTACCTGGATTGGTGAAAGGTGGCAATGGAATCACTTAGTCGGCCTTATACTTTCCGCTTGTGGTATGGCTGTTATTGGCCTGCAGCAAGGAGGCACTATGACTCTTGCTGGCTTTGGTTTGACCTTGGCGGCGGCTGCCTGTTGGGGGACTGGTAATGTCATAATGCGTCGTGCTACCCAAGGAGTTCCACCTTTTTCTATGTTGTCCTTGGTTGTCTGGGCTGGTGCCGTAGCTATTATACCCTTAGCGCTACTTTCGTGGTTTTTAGAAGGATATGACGCTTGGTTAATCGCCTTCCGATCTCCTACCCTAACTACAATTGGTTCACTGGTATACCTAGCTTTTCTTGCAACGTTAGTCGGCTATGGTTTCTGGGGTAAGTTATTATCACGTTATCCGGCAGCTCTTGTCTCCCCCCTAGCCCTCTTAGTGCCATTAGTAGGGATGAGTAGTTCTGCACTGTTTTTGGGTGAATCCCTTTCTGCTATGCAAAGTGTAGGTGCACTACTCGTTATGCTTGGCCTGGCAGTTCATGTGCTAGGACAGCGCTGGAGCGGTAAGAAACCCGTTACTGAAATAGCAACTGAAAAAGTCTCTTCTTAG
- a CDS encoding tetratricopeptide repeat protein, with protein MGIFSSLFSKNTESSSNVRKWVARELETIDRANPDIYALFVGLIHNSIQCGKHNNQKEDKQLHQVAIQYLGDATIFEIACYTYYRVEDWLAQNQPNYKPEEVALPIKNWIVEKFYTTFYLEEDWVRHLLEEQLTRYKDIAGTEKNIEKLHLELEKRILATRGDKFNKDNSPKNPASVAIDSQYIKISLANYEENYIPVTIESIADYCKKNTNEQLIQQQNQAKKLGEDQGDKDYLYGMALLAQEDWVRACKAFTKVLLTNPNHYDALVQRGLLFVIQYQHVDALRDFTRAIEINPNEPAAYLHRGKCYHRNLRLKDKSLADYSQAITLAPKDAKGYFGRGELYDDVVLQDERQAVTDNDQEKLAYVSEEFLAAIHDYSKVITLEPEHDSAYAKRALLYARKARVSKNIEFIENAINDFERAISLNWEHGYLYKQQDEMKELLEEHASYGV; from the coding sequence TTGGGTATCTTTTCAAGTTTGTTTTCAAAGAATACAGAAAGCAGTTCAAATGTTCGTAAATGGGTAGCAAGAGAATTAGAGACGATTGATAGGGCGAATCCCGATATTTATGCATTATTTGTAGGACTTATACATAATAGTATTCAGTGTGGTAAACATAATAATCAAAAAGAGGACAAGCAATTACACCAAGTGGCAATACAGTATTTAGGAGATGCAACTATTTTTGAAATTGCTTGTTATACCTACTATCGGGTAGAGGATTGGTTAGCCCAAAACCAACCAAACTATAAGCCTGAGGAAGTGGCTTTACCCATCAAAAACTGGATAGTAGAAAAATTTTATACGACGTTTTATTTAGAGGAAGATTGGGTTCGTCACTTGTTAGAGGAACAGTTAACACGATATAAGGATATCGCAGGTACTGAAAAAAACATTGAAAAATTGCATCTTGAGCTAGAGAAGCGTATTCTAGCGACAAGAGGAGATAAATTTAATAAAGATAATTCTCCTAAAAACCCAGCGAGTGTAGCTATTGACTCTCAGTATATTAAAATCAGCTTGGCGAATTATGAAGAAAATTACATACCAGTAACAATAGAGAGTATAGCGGACTATTGTAAGAAAAACACTAATGAACAATTGATTCAACAACAGAATCAAGCAAAAAAACTTGGAGAAGACCAAGGAGACAAAGATTACTTATATGGCATGGCATTATTGGCGCAGGAAGATTGGGTAAGAGCATGCAAAGCCTTTACAAAAGTATTACTTACGAATCCTAATCACTATGATGCGTTAGTGCAGCGAGGCTTGTTATTCGTTATACAGTACCAACATGTAGATGCGCTGCGTGATTTTACGCGGGCGATTGAGATAAATCCAAATGAGCCTGCCGCCTACCTTCATCGTGGAAAATGCTATCATCGGAACCTTCGGCTAAAAGATAAGTCTTTGGCGGATTATTCCCAAGCAATTACTTTAGCACCCAAGGATGCAAAAGGATATTTTGGACGTGGTGAACTATATGACGACGTAGTATTACAGGACGAAAGACAAGCTGTAACTGATAATGATCAGGAAAAACTTGCTTATGTTTCTGAGGAGTTTTTGGCAGCGATTCATGATTATAGTAAAGTCATTACTTTGGAACCTGAACATGATAGTGCATATGCCAAAAGAGCATTACTTTATGCTAGAAAGGCTCGTGTGAGTAAAAACATTGAGTTTATTGAAAATGCAATCAACGATTTTGAAAGGGCCATAAGTTTGAATTGGGAGCATGGATATTTATATAAGCAGCAAGATGAAATGAAAGAATTATTAGAAGAGCATGCCAGTTATGGCGTATAA
- a CDS encoding DUF362 domain-containing protein has product MEKSKVYFTNLRATANMNLLQKLEKLVRKAGIEQIDFTGKYTAIKIHFGEPGNLAYLRPNYSKVIADIVKSLGGKVFLTDCNTLYVGRRKDALEHMDAAYENGYNPFTTGCQIIIGDGLKGTDEAYVPVPGGEYVKEAKIGQAIMDADIIISLTHFKGHELTGFGGALKNIGMGCGSRAGKMEMHSDGKPRINKACVGCGACAKICAHSAITITDKKAKIDYAKCVGCGRCIGTCHFNAIGAAWDESNDVLNKKIAEYSLAVLKDRPHFHISLVIDVAPFCDCHAENDLPIIPDIGMFASFDPVALDVACADMANQAPIISGSYLAEQVKKQASKDEQDHFVATHPETNWMSCVDHAEKIGIGTKSYELIEI; this is encoded by the coding sequence ATGGAAAAATCGAAAGTTTATTTTACCAATCTGCGGGCAACAGCCAATATGAATTTACTGCAAAAATTAGAAAAACTGGTTAGAAAAGCTGGAATCGAACAAATTGACTTTACGGGTAAATATACTGCAATTAAAATACATTTTGGTGAGCCAGGCAATCTTGCTTACCTTAGACCTAATTATTCAAAAGTGATTGCCGATATAGTAAAAAGTTTGGGCGGAAAAGTATTCCTTACCGATTGCAATACTCTCTATGTAGGTAGACGCAAAGATGCTCTTGAGCATATGGATGCTGCCTATGAAAACGGCTATAATCCTTTTACTACAGGCTGTCAAATTATTATTGGCGATGGTTTAAAAGGAACTGATGAGGCTTATGTTCCCGTGCCAGGTGGCGAATATGTGAAAGAGGCCAAGATTGGGCAGGCCATTATGGACGCGGATATTATAATCAGCCTGACACACTTTAAAGGTCATGAGCTTACCGGCTTCGGCGGTGCACTCAAAAACATTGGAATGGGCTGCGGATCAAGAGCAGGAAAAATGGAAATGCATAGCGATGGTAAACCGCGTATAAATAAAGCCTGCGTTGGCTGTGGGGCCTGTGCCAAAATTTGTGCTCACAGCGCCATAACCATAACCGATAAAAAGGCTAAGATTGACTATGCTAAATGTGTTGGCTGTGGCAGATGTATCGGTACTTGTCATTTTAATGCAATTGGCGCTGCCTGGGATGAATCAAACGATGTCCTCAACAAGAAAATTGCCGAATATTCTTTGGCTGTATTAAAAGATAGACCCCATTTCCATATTAGCTTAGTCATCGATGTAGCCCCCTTCTGTGATTGTCATGCAGAAAATGATCTGCCAATTATTCCTGACATTGGTATGTTTGCCTCCTTCGACCCAGTTGCACTTGATGTAGCTTGTGCTGATATGGCCAACCAAGCTCCTATTATTTCTGGAAGCTATCTAGCAGAGCAGGTTAAAAAACAAGCCTCCAAAGACGAGCAGGATCACTTCGTGGCAACTCATCCTGAGACAAATTGGATGAGCTGCGTTGATCATGCTGAAAAAATTGGAATTGGTACAAAATCCTACGAGCTTATTGAAATCTAA